GGTGAATATTTGTACCATTCTCAAGTGCCTTCTGAGATGAATACTGAATTGTAGGTCCATCAGCAATCGGGTCTGAAAACGGAATCCCGAGTTCAATTATATCAACATATTTCTCAAGTTCAATTATCAATTTTTCAGTTGTTTTTATATTTGGATAACCCACTGTTAAAAAAACTGACAGTACTTTTTTATTTTGGCTTTTTAATTCTTTTAGCAGTTTTTCAAGTCGGTTCATTTTAACTTTTAACCTTTAACTTTTCACTTGCTATATTTATATCTTTATCGCCTCTTCCTGATAAACAGACAACTATGATTTTATTTTTTGCTTTCAGTTTAGACAGATACGCAATTGCGTGTGCAGGCTCTAATGCTGGTATAATCCCTTCAGTCTCAGATAGCAACTTGAACCCTGCTAATGCTTCTTTATCAGTTACAGAAACATATTTTGCTCTGCCAGTTGTTTTATAAAATGCGTGTTCAGGACCTACACCAGGATAATCAAGCCCTGCAGAGATAGAATGTGTCTGTGAAATCTGGCCATTTTTATCCTGTAGTATAAAACTTTTAGTTCCATGCAGAACACCAACTTTCCCTTGTTCAAGCGATGCGGCGTGCTTGTCTGTTTTAAGCCCGAGCCCGCCGGCTTCTACACCAATAAATTTTACATTTCTATTGTTATAAAATGGAGAAAAAAGTCCAATTGAATTTGAACCACCACCAACACAGGCAACAAGATAATCCGGCAACCGTTTGTAAAATGTAAGCATTTGCTTACATACTTCTTTGCCGATTACTGACTGAAAATCACGCACAATCACTGGGTAAGGATGCGGACCTACACAAGAGCCCAGAAGATAATATGTTGTTTTTACATTTGTTACCCAATCGCGTATTGATTCGTTTATTGCATCTTTAAGTGTACGGCTACCTGAATGAACCGGTATAACATTCGCACCTAAAAGTTTCATTCTATACACATTTATCGCCTGTCTTTTTATATCCTCATCACCC
The window above is part of the Elusimicrobiota bacterium genome. Proteins encoded here:
- the trpB gene encoding tryptophan synthase subunit beta, with product MLPDKNGYFGEFGGRFVPETLISALVELEKFYKNVSKCLHFKQELEYYLTNYAGRPTPLYFAKNLSEKFSMKIFLKREDLCHTGAHKINNAIGQALLAKKMGKTRIIAETGAGQHGVATATVCALFGIKCDIYMGDEDIKRQAINVYRMKLLGANVIPVHSGSRTLKDAINESIRDWVTNVKTTYYLLGSCVGPHPYPVIVRDFQSVIGKEVCKQMLTFYKRLPDYLVACVGGGSNSIGLFSPFYNNRNVKFIGVEAGGLGLKTDKHAASLEQGKVGVLHGTKSFILQDKNGQISQTHSISAGLDYPGVGPEHAFYKTTGRAKYVSVTDKEALAGFKLLSETEGIIPALEPAHAIAYLSKLKAKNKIIVVCLSGRGDKDINIASEKLKVKS